The Candidatus Cybelea sp. genome window below encodes:
- a CDS encoding DUF2203 domain-containing protein — protein RNEDDAQGTHMKLFSPERANALISKLEPLIEELLAKRRELAIKLLESDPALHHGRPAQRPRLAGMRSSLPAPRFAELKHEIGRLIYRIESFGCVVKDIDLGLLDFPSMRGDEPVYLCWKLGEPGVEYWHGMDEGFSARRII, from the coding sequence CGTAACGAAGACGATGCGCAGGGAACCCATATGAAGCTCTTTTCGCCCGAGCGCGCCAACGCCCTCATTTCTAAGCTGGAGCCGCTGATCGAGGAGCTGCTGGCCAAGCGCCGCGAGCTTGCCATCAAGCTCTTGGAGTCCGATCCGGCGCTGCATCACGGGAGGCCGGCGCAGCGGCCGCGCTTAGCCGGAATGCGCTCCTCGCTTCCCGCGCCGCGATTCGCCGAGCTCAAACACGAGATCGGGCGCTTGATCTATCGGATCGAATCGTTTGGCTGCGTCGTAAAAGACATCGACCTTGGATTGCTCGACTTTCCCTCGATGCGCGGGGACGAGCCGGTCTATCTGTGCTGGAAACTGGGAGAGCCCGGGGTAGAGTACTGGCACGGCATGGACGAAGGCTTCTCCGCCCGCCGGATAATCTAA